Proteins found in one Balaenoptera musculus isolate JJ_BM4_2016_0621 chromosome 4, mBalMus1.pri.v3, whole genome shotgun sequence genomic segment:
- the USF3 gene encoding basic helix-loop-helix domain-containing protein USF3 isoform X2, whose amino-acid sequence MILDQAFKYITELKRQNDELLLNGGNNEQAEEIKKLRKQLEEIQKENGRYIELLKANDICLYDDPTIHWKGNLKNSKVSVVIPSDQVQKNIIVYSNGSQPGGNSQGTAVQGITFNVGHNLQKQTANVVPVQRTCNLVTPVSISGVYPSENKPWHQTTVSALAANQPVPLCLPATISAQNLLEVSTSESESSVLGASSGSLVSVPVGPEPPQHHSLHTCLKDQSSSENKNGQESPQLLKKTVPCATSVSSSCSATATKGHQGSKSCLSVQECRSDFQTTLVVSVTTTVCSQPPRSAGDSCPASISKGADLTSVTAVGAPSAPGGGETATPVSTLPANPVDSGWTLSCSLPSSAVSASDLKNINSLTRISSAGNTQTTWTTLQLAGNTIQPLSQTPSSAVTPALNECGTNPTTTNHSRCVATGVNLNNSSPAAGQPVEQVVVTLPSCPSLPMQSLIAQPQVKSQPPKSILPLNSAMQVIQMAQPVGSAVNAAPANQNVIILQPPSTTPCPTMMRAEVPNQTVGQQIVIIQAANQNPLPLLSAPPPGSVRLPVNGASAIIGSNNSVQNVSTPQSFGGKHLVHILPRPSSLSASNSTQTFSVTMSNQQQPQTISLNGQLFALQPVMSSSGTTSQTPMQIIQPTTSEDPNTNVALNTFGALASLNQSISQMAGQSCVQLSVSQPANPQTAANSQTTPANCVSLTTAVASPMTTENSATLPSTYNLVTTPSMNTVACLPNMKSKRLNKKPSVKKHLATNKSACTLNPARDVGKLDCPSSEGSTERSCNDGLLDRLPGVLPSVTMSQANSVSVSGSHSLDVLNSESVIPESIPKSKSAEESSSSSQESVTSEHFTMAPAKSKDSLPVFQRETSQDKPPTSLALPDAAKSSTSANVLISSENDPHVLASQVSDLSSATSTASTDCVSEVEVIAEPYRAEQDSSATVQTTGLLKGQGLTALLSGLAKGKDPQKSSLSVQVDHPDFSSENSKIVHSSVDLHPKQELLLMSSDDRDPGQHHSCIPDQEVISGSLLTSRQADSPMSTSSGSSRSFSVASMLPETTREDVTSNATTNTCDSCTFVEQTDIVALAARAIFDQENLEKGRAGTQADIREVPSKPSEASSLEGDQPFKTQISKENGPGQAEATPNEFNSQDSIEATVGRPLEKPSCSIGMKTSNASLQVSTSQPPSITSLSVNNLIPQSSISHPLVSCAGLSQTSEQTAVPATVNLTVSSSSYGSQPPGPSLMTEYSQEQLNTMAGTIPNPQIQEPLLKPSHESRKNSAKRAVQDDLLLSSAKRQKHCQPAPLRLEGLSLMSRTPDSISDQTQMMVSQIPPNSSNSAVPISNPAHGDGLTRLFPPGNNFVAPALRQTEVQCNSQPSVAEQQQTQASQHLQALQQHVPAQGVPHLHSNHLYLKQQQQQAGQLRERHHLYQLQHHVPHAESSVHSQPHVHQQRTLQQEVQMQKKRTLVQGTQASQLSLQPKHHGTDQSRPKSGQPHPHHQQMQQQMQQHFGSSQPEKSRENPSTSRSHHNHPQNHLSQDIMHQQEVGSRQQGAGVSSEHVSGHNPMQRLLTSRGIEQQMVSQPSIVTRPSDMTCTPHRPERNRVSSYSAEALIGKTSSNSEQRMGISIQGSRISDQLEMRSYLDVPRNKSLAIHNMQGRVDHTVTSDIRLSDCQTFKPSGASQQPQSNFEVQSSRNNEIGNPVSSLRSMQSQAFRISQNPGPPPIDRQKRLPYPPVQTIPTGNAVPPRDGENTCHQSFMQSLLAPHLGDQVIGSQRSLPEHQRNTQCGPSSAIEYNCPPTHESVHIRRESEGQNRESCDMSLGAINTRNSTLNIPFSSSSSSGDIQGRNTSPNVSVQKSNPMRITDSHGTKGHMNPPVTTNMHGVARPGLPHPSVSHGNADQGPPVRQTSSSVPQRSRHPLQDSSGSKIRQPERNRSGNQRHSNVFDPSLPHLPLSTSGSMILGRQQPTTEKRGSIVRFMPDGPQVPNDNSAPDQHTLSQNFGFPFIPEGGMNPPINANTSFIPQVTQPSATRTPALIPVDPQNTLPSFYPPYSPAHPTLSNDISIPYFSNQMFSNPSTEKVNSGSLNNRFGSILSPPRPVGFAQPSFPLLPDMPPMHMTNSHLSNFNMTSLFPEIATALPDGSAMSPLLTIANSSASDSSKQSSNRPAHNISHILGHDCSSAV is encoded by the exons ATGATCCTGGACCAAGCCTTTAAGTATATAACAGAATTGAAAAGGCAAAACGATGAACTCCTGCTTAACGGAGGAAACAATGAACAAG ctgaagaaattaaaaagctaCGTAAACAACTGGaagaaattcaaaaagaaaatggccGATATATTGAATTACTAAAAGCAAATGACATATGTTTATACGACGACCCCACAATCCACTGGAAAGGAAATCTTAAAAACTCAAAGGTCTCTGTTGTTATTCCCAGTGACCAGGTTCAAAAGAATATCATTGTTTATTCCAACGGGAGTCAGCCTGGTGGAAATAGCCAGGGAACAGCTGTTCAGGGGATAACCTTTAACGTTGGTCATAATTTACAAAAGCAAACTGCCAATGTGGTGCCAGTACAGAGGACGTGCAATCTTGTGACTCCTGTGTCTATTTCTGGAGTTTACCCTTCTGAAAACAAGCCATGGCATCAGACCACGGTTTCTGCGTTGGCTGCCAACCAGCCTGTTCCTCTTTGTCTTCCTGCTACCATTTCTGCTCAAAATCTTCTTGAGGTTTCCACCTCCGAAAGCGAGTCGAGTGTGCTTGGTGCTAGCAGTGGCTCACTGGTCAGTGTCCCTGTCGGGCCTGAACCACCCCAGCATCATTCCCTGCACACATGTCTAAAGGATCAAAGTTCTTCTGAAAATAAGAATGGGCAAGAGAGCCCCCAATTATTGAAGAAAACAGTCCCTTGTGCCACAAGCGTCTCCTCCAGCTGCTCAGCAACTGCCACTAAAGGACACCAAGGAAGCAAGTCCTGCCTGAGCGTACAGGAGTGCAGAAGTGATTTTCAAACCACCTTGGTTGTTTCCGTTACCACGACGGTCTGCTCCCAGCCTCCAAGATCTGCAGGTGATTCTTGTCCAGCGAGCATTAGCAAGGGCGCAGACTTGACAAGTGTTACTGCGGTGGGGGCCCCATCTGcccctggaggaggggagaccGCCACCCCTGTGAGCACCCTTCCTGCAAACCCTGTGGACAGTGGTTGGACTCTTTCTTGTTCTTTGCCTTCTTCAGCTGTTAGTGCTTCGGATTTGAAAAACATTAATAGCCTTACCCGAATTTCCTCAGCTGGAAACACGCAGACGACGTGGACTACTTTGCAACTGGCGGGGAACACTATTCAGCCCTTAAGCCAGACACCATCTTCTGCTGTGACTCCGGCATTAAATGAGTGTGGTACTAACCCCACCACGACCAACCACAGTAGATGTGTGGCTACAGGCGTCAACTTGAATAATTCCTCTCCAGCAGCTGGGCAGCCAGTTGAGCAAGTAGTTGTAACCTTGCCTTCTTGTCCATCTTTACCTATGCAGTCACTGATTGCCCAGCCACAAGTTAAATCTCAGCCTCCAAAAAGTATCCTTCCACTGAATTCAGCAATGCAAGTGATTCAGATGGCTCAGCCAGTTGGGTCGGCTGTTAACGCAGCTCCTGCTAATCAAAACGTTATCATTCTTCAGCCACCCAGCACGACCCCGTGCCCAACAATGATGAGGGCAGAGGTTCCCAACCAAACAGTAGGCCAACAGATAGTAATCATACAGGCAGCTAATCAGAACCCTTTGCCACTCCTCTCCGCTCCACCTCCTGGCTCTGTTCGACTCCCTGTCAATGGAGCCAGTGCTATCATAGGGTCTAACAATTCAGTGCAAAATGTTTCGACCCCACAGAGTTTTGGAGGAAAGCACCTTGTCCACATATTACCAAGACCTTCATCTTTATCAGCATCTAATTCAacacaaactttttctgtaaccATGTCAAACCAACAGCAGCCTCAAACCATTTCTTTAAATGGACAGCTCTTTGCTTTGCAGCCCGTGATGTCTTCATCAGGAACTACAAGTCAAACCCCTATGCAAATTATTCAACCTACCACCAGCGAAGATCCAAATACCAATGTTGCCCTGAATACATTTGGCGCTTTGGCCAGCCTCAATCAAAGCATATCGCAGATGGCTGGGCAGAGCTGTGTACAACTGTCTGTTAGCCAGCCTGCCAATCCTCAAACCGCTGCAAATAGTCAAACCACCCCAGCTAACTGTGTTTCATTAACAACAGCTGTAGCATCTCCCATGACAACGGAGAATTCAGCCACACTACCCAGTACGTATAATCTAGTGACTACTCCCTCAATGAACACTGTAGCTTGTTTGCCTAACATGAAGTCCAAAAGGCTGAATAAGAAGCCGAGCGTCAAGAAACACTTAGCCACTAATAAGTCAGCCTGCACCCTGAATCCAGCCAGAGATGTGGGTAAGTTAGACTGCCCCAGCTCCGAAGGCTCCACAGAGCGATCGTGTAATGATGGACTTCTGGACAGACTCCCTGGTGTGTTACCATCTGTCACTATGTCCCAGGCAAATAGTGTAAGTGTTTCTGGCTCACATTCTTTGGATGTTCTGAATTCTGAATCAGTGATACCTGAGTCTATACCCAAATCTAAGTCAGCAGAAGAGTCTAGCTCATCCTCCCAAGAATCTGTAACAAGTGAACATTTTACAATGGCCCCAGCAAAATCCAAAGATTCTCTCCCCGTTTTCCAGCGAGAGACATCTCAGGATAAGCCACCAACTAGTTTGGCATTGCCAGATGCCGCCAAATCCTCCACTTCAGCCAACGTGTTGATTTCGTCTGAGAATGATCCCCACGTTTTGGCTTCTCAGGTTTCCGATTTGTCATCCGCCACGAGCACTGCAAGTACTGACTGTGTTTCTGAGGTAGAAGTCATTGCTGAACCTTACAGGGCTGAGCAAGATTCATCAGCTACAGTGCAAACCACAGGTCTCTTAAAGGGGCAGGGTTTAACTGCATTGCTATCTGGTCTTGCTAAAGGAAAAGACCCTCAGAAATCATCTCTTTCAGTCCAGGTGGACCATCCTGACTTTTCttcagaaaattctaaaatagtCCATTCAAGTGTTGATTTACATCCCAAACAGGAGCTATTACTGATGAGCAGTGACGATAGAGATCCAGGACAGCATCATTCCTGCATCCCTGATCAGGAGGTTATCAGTGGTTCTTTGCTCACCAGTAGGCAGGCTGACTCTCCCATGTCAACCAGCTCTGGCAGTAGTCGTAGTTTCTCAGTTGCATCCATGCTTCCTGAAACAACTAGAGAGGATGTCACCAGCAATGCAACGACCAATACGTGTGACAGCTGTACCTTTGTAGAGCAAACTGATATAGTTGCTCTTGCAGCAAGAGCTATTTTTGACCAGGAGAACCTTGAGAAGGGAAGAGCTGGCACCCAGGCTGATATAAGGGAAGTTCCTTCAAAGCCTTCTGAAGCATCCTCTTTAGAGGGAGACCAGCCTTTCAAAACACAGATATCTAAAGAGAACGGCCCAGGACAGGCAGAAGCAACACCAAATGAATTTAATTCTCAGGATTCAATTGAAGCAACTGTGGGTCGGCCCCTTGAAAAGCCAAGTTGCTCCATAGGAATGAAAACATCAAATGCCTCTTTACAGGTTTCGACTTCTCAGCCACCAAGCATCACCAGTTTAAGTGTGAATAATCTTATCCCTCAGAGCAGCATCAGCCATCCTCTGGTCAGCTGCGCTGGTTTATCCCAGACTTCAGAGCAAACAGCTGTTCCTGCAACAGTTAATCTGACGGTTTCGTCTAGCTCCTATGGCAGTCAGCCTCCTGGACCATCTCTGATGACCGAATACTCCCAAGAACAGCTAAATACTATGGCTGGTACCATACCAAATCCACAGATTCAAGAGCCACTCTTGAAGCCAAGTCATGAAAGCCGTAAAAACTCTGCTAAGCGTGCTGTCCAAGATGACCTCTTACTGTCTTCAGCTAAACGTCAAAAGCACTGTCAGCCGGCTCCCCTCCGGCTTGAAGGTCTGTCCCTGATGAGCCGAACTCCAGACAGCATTTCCGATCAAACTCAAATGATGGTTAGTCAGATCCCTCCCAACTCTTCAAACTCAGCTGTGCCTATTAGCAACCCAGCACATGGAGATGGCCTTACGCGATTATTTCCACCTGGTAACAACTTTGTGGCCCCTGCGTTGAGGCAAACTGAGGTTCAGTGCAATTCGCAGCCTTCCGTGGCTGAGCAGCAGCAAACGCAGGCCAGCCAACATCTGCAGGCCCTGCAGCAGCATGTTCCAGCTCAAGGGGTGCCTCACCTGCATAGTAACCATCTCTActtaaagcagcagcagcagcaagcagGGCAGTTAAGAGAGAGACATCACTTATATCAACTGCAGCATCACGTACCTCACGCGGAGAGCTCTGTCCACTCTCAGCCCCACGTCCACCAACAGAGAACCCTGCAACAGGAAgttcagatgcagaaaaagaggaCTCTTGTTCAGGGCACTCAGGCCTCTCAGCTTTCTTTACAACCCAAGCACCATGGAACTGACCAATCCCGACCCAAGAGCGGTCAGCCACACCCCCACCATCAGCAGATGCAGCAACAGATGCAGCAACACTTTGGAAGCTCCCAGCCAGAGAAGAGTCGTGAAAACCCTTCCACAAGCCGGAGTCACCATAACCATCCGCAGAACCATCTCAGTCAAGACATCATGCACCAGCAGGAGGTGGGAAGCCGGCAGCAAGGTGCGGGGGTTTCTTCTGAACACGTATCTGGGCATAATCCAATGCAGAGGCTTTTGACGTCAAGAGGCATAGAGCAGCAAATGGTGTCCCAACCGAGTATCGTGACGAGACCATCAGACATGACTTGTACTCCACACAGGCCAGAGAGAAATAGAGTTTCAAGTTACTCTGCGGAGGCACTCATTGGAAAGACATCTTCTAATTCAGAGCAGAGAATGGGTATATCGATTCAGGGTTCCAGAATTTCAGATCAGCTTGAAATGAGAAGCTACCTTGATGTTCCCAGAAATAAGAGTTTGGCCATTCATAATATGCAGGGTCGTGTGGACCATACTGTTACCTCAGATATCCGCCTTTCTGACTGTCAGACATTTAAGCCAAGCGGAGCCAGTCAGCAGCCCCAGAGTAATTTTGAAGTACAGTCttcaagaaataatgaaataggtAACCCTGTGTCATCCTTGAGGAGTATGCAGTCCCAGGCTTTTCGAATTAGTCAAAACCCTGGTCCACCACCAATTGACCGCCAAAAGAGATTACCTTACCCACCAGTTCAGACCATCCCAACAGGAAATGCTGTCCCACCAAGGGACGGTGAAAATACATGTCACCAAAGTTTCATGCAGAGTTTACTTGCCCCTCACCTGGGTGATCAGGTCATTGGGAGCCAGAGATCACTCCCAGAGCATCAGAGGAATACACAGTGTGGTCCCTCCTCTGCAATCGAATATAATTGTCCCCCAACTCATGAAAGTGTCCATATTAGAAGAGAGAGTGAGGGTCAGAATAGGGAGAGTTGTGACATGTCCCTGGGTGCAATTAACACCAGGAACAGCACTTTGAATATTCCATTTTCGAGTTCTTCTTCCTCAGGAGATATTCAAGGTCGAAACACAAGTCCCAACGTTTCTGTACAGAAGTCCAATCCCATGAGGATTACTGACAGTCACGGGACCAAGGGCCACATGAACCCTCCAGTCACAACCAACATGCATGGGGTTGCAAGGCCAGGTTTGCCGCATCCGTCTGTGTCTCACGGAAATGCTGACCAAGGGCCTCCTGTACGTCAAACTAGTTCTTCAGTTCCCCAGCGATCAAGGCATCCCTTGCAAGACAGCAGCGGTTCCAAAATTCGTCAGCCTGAAAGGAATCGCTCTGGAAACCAAAGACACAGTAATGTCTTTGATCCAAGTCTTCCCCATCTTCCTCTGTCTACTAGTGGCAGTATGATTCTCGGACGCCAACAACCCACtacagaaaagagaggaagtaTTGTTCGTTTCATGCCTGATGGCCCACAAGTACCTAATGATAATTCAGCGCCTGACCAGCATACACTATCACAAAATTTTGGTTTTCCGTTTATTCCTGAGGGTGGCATGAATCCACCAATAAATGCTAATACTTCTTTCATTCCACAGGTTACTCAGCCTAGTGCCACTCGAACTCCAGCCCTCATCCCTGTAGATCCCCAAAATACTCTCCCCTCCTTCTATCCCCCATACTCTCCTGCTCATCCTACACTGTCCAATGATATTTCAATCCCCTATTTTTCTAATCAAATGTTCTCGAATCCTAGCACAGAGAAGGTAAACAGTGGAAGTTTGAATAACCGATTTGGATCAATTTTATCTCCTCCTAGACCTGTTGGTTTTGCTCAACCAagttttcctcttctccctgaTATGCCCCCAATGCACATGACCAACTCTCACTTATCCAATTTTAATATGACATCTTTGTTTCCAGAAATAGCTACAGCTCTCCCTGACGGCTCAGCAATGTCACCTTTGCTTACGATAGCAAACTCGTCTGCCTCGGACTCTTCCAAGCAGTCCTCAAACAGACCTGCCCACAACATAAGCCATATTTTAGGTCATGATTGCAGTTCAGCTGTTTAA